The genomic region TCCCAACTCTGCGCCGCCGACGGCTTGTTCGCCGCCGCGGGCGACCTGGTGGCGCGGGTCTGCGGCGGGCGGCCGGTGCGGCTGCTCGGCGGGGTGTTCGTCGTGGCCGCCGTGGTGACGGCCGTCCTCAGCCTCGACGCCACCGTCGTCCTGCTCACCCCGGTGGTCTTCGCCACGGCCGCGCGGGTCGGCGCCCGTTCGCGGCCCCACGTCTACGCGTGCGCGCATCTCGCCAACTCCGGCTCGCTGCTGCTGCCGGTCTCCAACCTCACCAATCTGCTGGCGTTCGCCGCGAGCGGGCTGACCTTCACCCGGTTCGCCGGGCTGATGGCGCTGCCCTGGCTGGCCGCCGTCGTCGTCGAGTACGCCGTCTTCCGCCGCTTCTTCGCCAAGGATCTGGCGGCGGGCGCGCACCCGACGGAGGAAGCGGAGCGGGCCGAGGTGCCGGTGTTCACCCTGGTGGTGCTGGGGCTGACGCTCGCCGGGTTCGTGGTCACCTCGTTCGCCGGGGCCCAACCGGTCTGGGCCGCCGTCGCGGGGGCGCTGGTGCTCGCGGTCCGTGCGCTGCGCCGGAGACGTACGACCGTCGTCGGCCTGGTGCGTGATGCCAACCCGTACTTCTGCCTGTTCGTCCTCGCGCTGGGCGTCGTGGTGAAGGCGGTGGTCGACAACGGTCTCGGCGACGGCATCGGCCGGCTGCTGCCGGGCGGCGCCTCGCTGCCCGCGCTCCTCGCGGTGGCCGTGGTCGCCGCCGTACTGTCCAACGCGATCAACAACCTGCCGGCGATCCTGGCACTGCTGCCGGTGGTCGGCCCCGCAGGCCCCGGGCCCGTTCTGGCCGCGCTGATCGGCGTCAACCTCGGGCCGAACCTGACGTACGTGGGCTCGCTCGCCACGCTGCTCTGGCGCCGCATCATGAACGAGCACGGGAGCGAACCCGAGCTGGGCACCTTCTCCCGGCTCGGCCTGCTGACCGTCCCGGCGACGCTGGCCGTGTCGACCGTCGCGCTGTGGGGCGCGCTCCACCTGTTCGGGGGCTGACCGGGCGCCCACTCCCGTGCGGCCCTCCCGTGCGGAAGGGCCGCTCGGGCCGAAGGGGCGTGCGGTCAACGCCCCCGGATGTCCCCGCGCAGCTGTTCCATCTCCCGCCGGTCCCGCTTCGTCGGCCTTCCCGTGCCCCGGTCGCGCACCGGGATGTCGACCGTGGCCTCGCGCGGCGGGGGCGGCGGGCTGTTGTCCACGTAGCACTCGGCGGCGACCGGCGGGCCCACCCGCTTGCGCACGGTCCGCGACACCTCGACGATCCGTTCGCGACCCGCGTGGAACAGCCGGACCTCGTCGCCCGCCTGCACCGGATGGGCGGGCTTCACCCGCTCCCCGTTGAGCCGGGCGTGACCGGCGCGGCAGGCGGCAGCCGCCTGTGAGCGGGTCTTCGTGAGCCGTACCGACCAGATCCAGGTGTCGAGCCGTACGGTCCCCTCGTCTGCAGCCATGCACCGACCCTACGGCCGTTCGTGTCCCTGTGACTAACCCCACGAAAGCGGCAATTGATCACGTTTCGATGTCAGAGTGACTCGTCAAAGGTCATACGCTCTTTTCGGTCTATTCCCGATAAAGACCTTGTAATCGCCCGGGTCGAATCACCGAGGGAGCAGTCCGTTGGCAGCCATCGCGCGATGGTGCATCAGGCACCGCCTCCTCACCGTCCTGCTCTGGCTCCTGGCCCTGGGCGGCACGGCGGCTGCCGCCGGAGTCGCCGGATCCGCGTACTCCAACGACTACGAGGCACCCGGTACGGAATCGGGCCGGGCCACCGCCCTGCTCGACCAGGGCTTCCAGGGCCAGGGCGGCGACAGCGACACCATCGTCTGGCACACCGACGAGGGCAGCGTCCGGGCCTCGGGCGTCGAGCAGCGGATGACGCAGACCCTGAACCGGATCGACGGCCTTCCCGGCATCGCGTCCGTCGGCGCACCGCAGACCAGCCAGGACGGGCACACCGCCTACGCCACGTTCACCTTCGACGCACAGTCCGACGAGATCCCCAAGGCACAGGTCCAGACGGTCGTCGACACCGCGAAGGCGGCGGAGGCCCACGGGCTCCAGGTCGAACTCGGCGGCAGCGCGATAGGACTCACCCAGACGACCAGCGCGCACACCAGCGAGATCATCGGGGTGGCCGTCGCCGCGCTCGTCCTCTTCCTCGCCTTCGGCGCCTTCGCCGCCAGCCTGCTGCCCATCGCCACCGCACTGGTCAGTGTCGGTACGGCGTACGCGGGGATCGAACTCCTCGGCCATGTCATGACCGTTGCCGACTTCGCGCCGATGCTCGGCATGCTGATCGGCCTCGGCGTCGGGATCGACTACGCGCTCTTCATCGTGACCAGACACCGCAAGGGGCTGCGCAGCGGTCTGCCGGTCGCCGAGTCGGTGACGCAGTCGGTGGCCACGACCGGACGTGCGGTCGTCTTCGCCGGTGCGACGGTCTGTATCGCCCTGCTCGGCATGCTGATCCTGCGGCTGAGCTTCCTCAACGGTGTCGCCATCGCCGCCTCGCTCACCGTCGTACTGACCGTGGCGGCCTCGGTGACCCTGCTGCCCGCGCTGCTCTCCTTCATCGGGATGCGGGCGCTGAGCCGCCGCGAACGCAGACGGCTCGCCGAGCGCGGCCCGCAGCCCGAGCTGCCCACCGGATTCGCCGCCCGCTGGTCCGCCTTCGTGGAGCGGCACCCGAAGCTGCTCGGCACGTTCGCCGCCACCGTGATGCTGGTCCTGGCGCTGCCGACGTTCGGGCTCCATCTGGGCACGTCCGACCAGGGCAACAGCCCGGCGGGATCGACCACCCGGCAGGCGTACGACCTGCTCGCCAAGGGGTTCGGGCCCGGCGTCAACGGCCCGCTCACCCTGGTCGCCCAGCTCGACGGGGCGGGGGACCGGGTCGCTCTCGACAGACTGCCCGACCAACTGCGCGCGACCCCGGATGTCGCCTCCGTCAGCCCGGTCACGTACAACAGCAGCGGTGACACGGCCGTGCTGACCGTCGTCCCGGACTCCTCCCCGCAGTCGCAGAAGACCAGCGACCTCGTCGACCGGCTGCGCACGGACGTGATTCCGAAGGCCGAGGACAGCACGTCACTCGCCGTCCACGTCGGTGGTGTCACCGCGAGCTACGACGACTTCGCCCAGGTCATCGTGGGCAAACTCCCGCTGTTCGTCGGTGTGGTGATCGCGCTCGGCTGCGCGCTCCTGCTGCTGGCCTTCCGCTCGGTCGGCATTCCGCTGAAGGCCGCCGTGATGAATGTGGCCGCCGTGGCCTCGGCCTTCGGGGTCGTGGTCGCGGTCTTCCAGTGGGGATGGGGGAGCGAACTGCTGGGACTCGGCAGCGCCGGGCCGATCGAACCCTTCCTGCCCGTGATCATGGTCTCGGTGCTCTTCGGGCTCTCCATGGACTACCAGGTGTTCCTGGTGAGCCGCATGTACGAGGAGTGGCTGGAGACCGGCGACAACCGGCGGGCCGTACGGGTCGGCCTGGCCGAGACCAGCCGCGTGATCAACTCGGCGGCCGTCATCATGATCTCCGTCTTCCTGGCCTTCGTCCTCAGCGGTGACCGCGTCATCGCGATGTTCGGCATCGCGCTCGCCGCCGCCGTGGCCCTTGACGCCTTCGTGCTCCGTACGCTCCTGGTCCCCGCCCTGATGCATCTGCTGGGCGGCGCCAACTGGTGGCTGCCCGGCTGGCTGGACCGGCGGCTGCCCCGCATCAGCATCGAGAATCCCGGGTGCCGTACGCGTGCGAAAATTCCCCAGCAGCCCACGACCGTGCCGGAGACAGCAGAGCCGGAGACCATGGCGGCGGAGAAGACCCTGGTGGAGGAGAAGTATGTTCGCGATATCGCTCGGTGACGGCGGGGAGCTGCGGCCCCTGGAGCCCTGGCGGGCCGAGGAGTACCTGGCGCACATCGACCGTGGACGCGAGTTCATCAGCCAGTTCGTCGGACTGGCGACGGCCGCCACGGACCTGGTGTCGGCGCGGGCGTTCCTCCAGTCGTACGCGGAGAAGCAGGCCGCGGACACCGGCATGCTCTACGGCATCTGGCTGGACGGCACCCTCGTCGGTGGAGTGCTCTTCCGGGTCTTCGACAGCGCCTCGGGCACTTGTGAGGTGGGCTGCTGGCTGGAGCCGGCCGGAACGGGCCGCGGGCTGGTCACCCGCGCGGTGCGGGTGCTGATCGACTGGGCGGTGGAGGAGCGCGGAATGCACCGGATCGAATGGGAGGCTGCCTCCACGAACACCGCCAGTGTCAAGGTCGCCGAGCGCCTGGGCATGACCCGCGAGGGGGTACGGCGGGAGAGCTATCCGCACCGGGGCGTCCGGCTCGACATGGAGATGTGGTCGGTCCTCGCGGACGAGTGGCGGGCGCACAGGAAGCGTTAAGGGCGCTCTCAGAAAGGCCACCTAGCGTGCGCCGTATGAACGCCACCACCAAGCCCGACACGATCGACGACTCCGCCGCCGCAGAAGCGCAGGCCGCAGAGGCCGAGGAAGCCACGGCGGAGGCGGTCACGGAGAACGCCGACGACTCGGCCCCTCAGGTCTCGGCCCCTCGCGATTCCGCCTCTCATAGCTCCGCCCCTCACGACTCCGCCTCCGAGGAGGAGGAGACCGGAGAGGGCGAAGCCGAGGACGGGGAACCGGATGCGGACCCCGCCGTCGCTCGGCGGAGCGGGGTCGGGGCCGGAGCCGGTGCCGTCGTCGCGGCGGCGCTCGCCTTCGTCGCCCTTTCCGGCAGCTGGATGGGCACGGTGCTCTCCGAGCGCAAGACCCTGACCGGTCAGATCCACCTTCCGCAGGGCGCCTCGGCGGCGCAGCAGATCCACGAGGTCTACGCGGCCCCCTGGCACACCACCGCCCTGGTCAACGGCGGGTTCGCGCTGCTGGCGCTGATCGTCGGAGTGGTCGTGCTGGCCCTCCCGCTGTTCAGCACACCGGCCCGGACGCAAGCAGTCTGGGTGCGTGCGGTCGCCTGGGGCTCGGTCGCCGTGGCGGTCATCGGTCTGGTGATCGCCGCCGGAATGTACTTCGACCTGTTCGCCGCGCTGCCCAGCGCTCCTGCGGCGACGTCCACCCCGACCCAGTAGGGCCAGGAGCACCCGTAAGACATCCCGCGGGGGGCCTGGGCCGTACGTAAGCACACACGTACGCGGCCTAAGGCCCCTCCGCCATGAGGATGCGGCACTCGCCCGATGTGGCGGACCCCCCTGGCAGACCAGGATCGAGGCACCGAAGGAAGCCGGAACCGGCCTCCGCCACAGGGGAGAACGCCATGTTTCACCACCAGCTCCAGAAGTTCCGCACCGCCGACCTCATGCGTGAGGCCGAGGCCGAGCGCCTGGCCGACCAGGCCCGCGCTGCCCGCCGGACCGCGCGCAGGACCGTGCGTCGTGCCGCCCGCGGGTCCCGGAACCAGGACACGGGAGGGCAGGTGGATTCGTCGAGGTCACGTTTCGCCTCAGCAGCCTGATGACCGTGCGGCTTGAGCAGCCTGATGACCGTGCGGCTTGATGAGCGACGCGACGGGGGGCATAGTCGTCCCGCCCGTAGTCGTACGGAGGGCATGGCGGTCACGGCGGGCGTGGTCGTCGCGGCGGGCGGCGGCCGGAGAACGGGGGCCGTCCGGTCGGGCCGCTGTGCGATGCTCGGCGATGTGGAATTCAAGTCAGTCAGCCCCGTATTCGTGGGTCGCGCCGACGAGTTGGCCGCCCTCGACGGCGCGCTTGCCCACGCGGCCGGCGGAGAGCCGCAAGCGCTGCTCATCGGCGGCGAGGCCGGGGTCGGCAAGACCCGGCTCGTCGAGGAGTTCCTGGACGGCGCCTGCCGCGCGAAGGCCGTCGTCGCGGTCGGCGGCTGTGTCGAGATCGGCGCCGACGGCCTGCCGTACGCCCCCTTCTCCACCGCGCTGCGGGCGCTGCGCCGCCACCTCCCCCAGGAGATGGACGACGCGATCGAGGGCCAGGAGGGCGAACTGGCCAGGCTGCTGCCCGAATTGGGCGACACCAGCGGCCAGACGCACCACGAGGACGCCACGGCCCGGCTCTTCGAGCTGACGGCCCGGCTGCTCGAACGCATCGCTGCGGACCGCACCGTCGTGCTGGTGCTGGAGGACCTGCACTGGGCGGACGCCTCGACGCGCCATCTGCTCGCCTATCTCTTCCGCACCCTGAGCAGGGGCAGGATCGTTGTCGTCGCCACCTACCGCGCCGACGACATCCACCGCCGCCACCCCCTGAGACCGCTGCTGGCGGAGCTGGACCGGTTGCGTACGGTCCGGCGGATCGAGCTGTCCCGCTTCACCCGCGTCGAAGTGGTCCGTCAGCTGACCGGCATCCTCGCAGCCGAACCCGAACCGTCCCTGGCGCAGGAGATCTTCGAGCGCTCCGACGGCAACGCCTTCTTCGTGGAGGAACTTGCCGTGTGCAGCGGCAGCGGCTCGGTCTCCGGCATCAGCGAGTCGCTGCGCGATCTGCTGCTGGTCAGGGTGGAGGAACTGCCCGAGCAGGCCCAGCGGGTCGCCCGCTTCGTGGCCGAGGGTGGCTCGACCGTCGAATACCCGCTGCTCGCGGCGGTGACCCGGCTGCCCGAGGACGACCTGATCGAGGCGCTTCGGGCCGCCGTCGGCGCCAACATCCTGATCGCGGTGCCGGACGGCGACGGCTACCGCTTCCGCCACTCGCTGGTGCGCGAGGCCGTCAGCGACGATCTGCTGCCCGGCGAACGCTCCCGTATCAACCGCCGCTGCGCCGAGGCACTGGAGGCCGACCCCACGCTCGTACGGGCCGACGCGCGCACCACGCGTCTTGCGGGCTACTGGTACTACGCCCACGACGCGGCGAAGGCCCTGCCCGCCGTACTCCTGGCCTCCGCCGAGGCGCGGCGCCGACACGCCTACGCCGAGCAACTGCGGCTGCTGGAACGGGCGATGGGGCTCTGGGACAGCGCGCCCGCCCAAGTACGAGATGGGCTGCGGCCGATCGAAACCGCCGACGCCTACCCGGCCTACGGCTACGGAACCGGCGCCTCCGCGCTGCGCTATCTCGACCTGCTCGCCGAGGCGGCGGTCGCCGCACGTTTCTGCGGCGAGCGCGAACGCGCCCTGAAGATCATCAGGAAGGCCCTGCGGCTCATGGGGGAGGGCGAGAACGGCCCTGCCGCGCTCATCGGGAACGGCGAGAACGGCCCTGCCACGCTGGTCGGGCAGGGAGACCCCCTCCGCGCTGCCTGGTTCTGGACCGAGTGCTCGAAGCTGGTGCAGGGCCTGGCACGCGGTAACGGCTGGGAGGAGATCGCCACCGCCCAGGAACTGGTGCGCGGACTGCCCCCGTCCGCGGTCCACGCCCAAGTGCTCGCCACCGCCGCAGGCTGGGCCATGCTCCACGAGCCGGGCCCGGACAGTCTGGCCGCCGCGGAGCGGGCGGTGGACTACGCCCGGCTCGTCGGCGCGGAGGAAATCGAACTGAACGCCCGGCTCACGCTCGGCGGTCTGCTGGTCGACTCAGGCGACATCGAGACCGGCCTCACCACGATGTACGCCGCGGTGAACCGCTCCGCCGAACTCGGCCTGATAGGCGAACTCTGCCGCGCCCATACCAATCTGACATCGAACCTGGAATCCATCGGCTGCTCCGGCAAGGCGGTGGCCGTGGCCGAGGCCGGGGTGGAACTGGCAGCCAGGTACGGCCTGCACGACCAGGAGGCCTGGATCCGCAGCAATATGACCGACTCGCTCCTCTCGCTGGGGCGTTGGGACGAGGCATCGGCCTGCGCCCACCGCACCCTGCTGGCCGCGCGGAGCGCCAACCCTCGTGGCAACGCCTGTATCCAATTGGCGGAACTCGCCCTGCGACGCGGCGAACGGGGCACGCCTGCCGGATATCTGGAGTCCGCGAACGGGCACTTCGGCACACACGACCCGATGCCTCAGCACTCGATACCGCTGGCCCGGCTCACCGTCGCGATCGCAGCGGCACAGGGCCACATCGACGAGGTCCGGGGCGCGCTCGCGGAGGCGACGGAAGCCGGATTCCCGCCCGGGACCCAGTGCTACGGCTGGCCGCTGATGCTCGCCGCAGCCACCGCCGAGGCCAACACCCGGGGCCTACCGACGGCGGAGCCGGGGCGCCCGGACGCCCTGGCCCTGATCCGCTCGGCGGCGAAACGGCTGGCCACCCCGGTACCTCTCTGGGATGCCTACGCCCTGCACGTCACCGCCGAACTGGCGCGGGCCGAGGGCCGGGACCGGCCGGACCAGTGGGCCGAGGCAGCCTCTGCCCTGGAGCCGCTGGAGCATCCGTACGAGCTGGCGCAGGTCCGCTACCAGTGGGCCGGAGCCCTGCTCGCGCACGGTTCCGACCGGGAGCTGGCGACCGCCCTGCTCCGCCGGAGCTATGCCACGGCCGACCGGTTGGGCGCCCGGCCACTGGGGGAGGAGATCGAACTCCTGGCTCAGCGGGCCCGGGTCTCTCTCCGCGCGGACGCGGACGAGAAGGCCCCGGCACCGACGGACCCGCGCCCGGCTGTCGACGGCTTCGGCCTCACCAACCGTGAGCAGGACGTACTGCGCCTGGTCGCTGCGGGCCGTTCCAACCGCCAGATCGCCGAAGCCCTGTTCATCGCGCCGAAAACGGCGAGCGTGCACGTCTCCAACATCCTGGCGAAGCTGGGAGTCGCGGGCCGCGGCGAGGCAGCGGCACTGGCCCACCGGCTGCGTCTGTTCACAGACCTTGGCACGGACACTGCCACAGCCATCGCCACGGCGACCGGCACGGGCGCCGTGGCCGGCAGCGCCGTGGGCGGTGCCGCTGCTGGTGCGCCCGGTTCCGGCGGTTGAGTGGTCACTGAGCTGGAGGCTGTTCCTCTCGCCGGATGATCACCGTGCCCGAATCCAGATCTATCGGTCCGTGCCCTGGGTCGCCGTCGTTGAGATCGACCCGGGACAGCTCCAGCCGCTTGTTCTCGTCCTCGGTGTGCTTACGTCCGGGCGAGAACAGCTGCTCGATCATGTTGAACATTCAGACCCCCACTGTGAGCCCCGGCTCCCAGCGTAACCCCGCCCAGGGGCTGCCCAGCAGGCCCTTGCCGGGGCCCAGGACGCCCGCACGGCGCCTCGTGACGCACCGCACCGGATGTCCCGAGCTGAACCCACAAGATCGACTGGACAGCCCGCGAGCCCGGGTGATCCAAACGAGAGGTCCTAGCTCACCTCCAGCTGGAGAATCCGGTCGTCGCTCGGGCCGGGCTTCCCACGTGAGTCCGTATTGCTCGTGACGAGCCACAGCCGGTTTCCCCCGGCCGACACCACCGTGCGCAGCCGTCCGTACTTGCCCTGGAGGAAGGACTGCGGTGTCGCTGAAGGTCTGTCCCCGTTCAGCGGGATACGCCACAGCCGCTCGCCGCGCAGAGCCGCCATCCATATCGACCCCTCGGCATAGGCGATGCCGCTCGGTGAGGCGACCGCAGGCTTCCACTGCTCCACCGGGTTCACGAAGCCCGGCTTCCCGCCCTTGCCTTCCTCCTCCGGCCAGCCGTAGTTCTTCCCCGGTTGGATCAGATTCAACTCGTCCCAGGTGTGGTCCCCGAATTCGCTGGCCCACAGACGGTCGTCCTTGTCCCAGGCCAGCCCCTCCACATTGCGATGCCCATAGGTGTAGACGACGGAGTCGGGCCAGGGATCACCGTGCACCGGCTGCCCGTCGGGTGTCATCCGAAGGATCTTCCCGCCCAGCGACTTCTTGTCCTGGGCCAGGTCGCGGTCGCCGGTCTCGCCCGTGCCCGCGTAGAGCATCTTGTCCGGGCCGAAGGCGATCCGCCCGCCGTTGTGGACGGTCCCCTTGGGGATGCCCTTGAAGACCGTGTCGGGTGCTCCCAGCTGCTCACCCGGGGGCTGCTTCTCGTCGTACAGCATGCGCGCTATGCGGTTGTCGGAGGCGGTGGTGAAGTACGCGTAGACCAGATGGTCCGTGGCGTACGAAGGGGAGAGCGCTATCCCCAGCAGGCCCCCCTCGCCGGCCGGGGCGACCCCCGCCACCTTCCCGACCAGGGTCTTCTTGCCGCTCTTCGCGTCGACCCTGGTGATCGTGGCCTCGTCACGTGAGGAAACCAGCAGATCTCCCTCAGGGAGCACGGCGAGACCCCATGGCGACCGGAGGCCCGTGGCGAGGGTCGACACCACCTTCACCGAGCCTTTCGCCGGGGGTACAGAGGCTGACGGGGAGACCGAGGCGGAGGCGGCGGGGTGTGAACCAGGACTCCGGTCCGGTGCGGAGAGTGCCCCGCCGCCCCCGGCGGAGCACCCGGCCAGCGACAGCAGCACGGATGCCGCCAACACGGCTGTCACAGCTGGACGTTGCACGGTTCTGATCCCTTCGACGACAGCACAGCTACTGTTCATACACCGCAACCCTGCCGAAGGTTCCGCACCAGGCCCGCGCACCTGCACCGCCGCACACCAGTACCACCCGCACCCCACCGCAACGGGGTCAGTCCCAGGAACCCCGCGCGGCCGGCAGCTCCGCGATCTCCCTCAGATCTTCCGTCGTCGGCACCAGTTCCGCAGCGCGGGCATTCTCCACCGCCCACCGTTCCTGCTTGGTCCCCGCCACCGGCACCACATGGGCCCCCTGCTCCAGCACCCACGCCAGCGCCACCTGCGCGGGCGTCGCTCCGTGCCGCTCGGCGACCCGCCGGAGTCCTGAGACCACCGGCTGGTTCGCCGCCATCATCTCGGCGGTGAACCGCGGATGCCGGGCCCGCACGTCGTCCGGCTCGAAACCCATCCCGGGCGTGAGCGTCCCCGTGAGGAAACCGTTCCCCAGCGGCATCGCGGCCAGAAAACCGATTCCCCGCGCCTCGCACCACGGCAGCAGCCTGTCCAGCGCCTCCGGTGACCACACGGACAGTTCGGCCTGCACCGCGCTCACCGGAAACACCTGCTGCACCCGCTCCAGCTGGCTGACCGTCGTGTCGTACAGCCGCGCACCGGAACGCCGGGAGGCTCGCGCCCCTATCGCGCAGAACCCCAGGGCCCGCACCTTCCCCGCGGCCACCAGCCCGGCCATGGCGCCCCACGTCTCCTCCACCGGGACCTCGGGATCGGGCCGGTGGAGCTGGTACAGGTCGATCACATCGGTCTGTAGCCGCCGCAGCGAGGCGTCGCACGCCCTGCGTATGTAGCCGGGACGGCCGTTGGCCACGATGTGCTGCTCGCCCGCCAGCAACCCGCACTTGGTCGAGACGAAGACATCGGTCCTGCGCTCCTTCAGTACCCGACCCAGCAACAGCTCATTGGTGAATGGCCCGTACATGTCGGCCGTGTCGAGCAGGGACGAGCCGGCGTCGAGCGCGGCATGCACGGCACGCAGAGACCGGTCCCCGCGCTGCTGCGAGCCGGTGTACGCCCAGCTCATCGGCATGCAGCCGAGCCCGATCGCGCCCACTTCGAGCGCTGCCGCCCCGATTGTCCTGCGCTCCACCTGGCCGCATCCTCCCTCTTCGCGTCCCCCAAACTAACCTCCTGACCATGACTGCTGATGTGTGGCTCCCCATCCCGGCCGACGAGATCGACGGGCTCCCCGACGGCCCGCGCTACCTCTACTGGAACGGCGGGCCCGAGTACCCGGCGGACCCCGCGGACTGCGCGTACTACGTCGTCCCCTACATGCTGGGCATGGAGGTCGCCGTCCGCCCGCTCGCCGCGATGAGGTCCCTGCGGGTCCTGCAGACCCTGTCCGCCGGAGTCGATCACGTTCGCCCGGGAATCGGCGGCCTGCACCCGGGGGTGCGCCTCTGCAACGCCCGCGGTGTGCACGAGGCGTCGACCGCCGAGCTCGCCCTCGCGCTGATACTCGCGTCCCTGCGCGGTATCCCCGACTTCGTGCGCGGACAGCAACAGGAGGAGTGGCGCTCGGGGTTCCGCCCCGCGCTGGCGGACAAGTCCGTACTGATCGTGGGTTACGGGTCGATCGGC from Streptomyces sp. NBC_01267 harbors:
- a CDS encoding GNAT family N-acetyltransferase; this encodes MFAISLGDGGELRPLEPWRAEEYLAHIDRGREFISQFVGLATAATDLVSARAFLQSYAEKQAADTGMLYGIWLDGTLVGGVLFRVFDSASGTCEVGCWLEPAGTGRGLVTRAVRVLIDWAVEERGMHRIEWEAASTNTASVKVAERLGMTREGVRRESYPHRGVRLDMEMWSVLADEWRAHRKR
- a CDS encoding PQQ-dependent sugar dehydrogenase gives rise to the protein MNSSCAVVEGIRTVQRPAVTAVLAASVLLSLAGCSAGGGGALSAPDRSPGSHPAASASVSPSASVPPAKGSVKVVSTLATGLRSPWGLAVLPEGDLLVSSRDEATITRVDAKSGKKTLVGKVAGVAPAGEGGLLGIALSPSYATDHLVYAYFTTASDNRIARMLYDEKQPPGEQLGAPDTVFKGIPKGTVHNGGRIAFGPDKMLYAGTGETGDRDLAQDKKSLGGKILRMTPDGQPVHGDPWPDSVVYTYGHRNVEGLAWDKDDRLWASEFGDHTWDELNLIQPGKNYGWPEEEGKGGKPGFVNPVEQWKPAVASPSGIAYAEGSIWMAALRGERLWRIPLNGDRPSATPQSFLQGKYGRLRTVVSAGGNRLWLVTSNTDSRGKPGPSDDRILQLEVS
- a CDS encoding RNA-binding S4 domain-containing protein — encoded protein: MAADEGTVRLDTWIWSVRLTKTRSQAAAACRAGHARLNGERVKPAHPVQAGDEVRLFHAGRERIVEVSRTVRKRVGPPVAAECYVDNSPPPPPREATVDIPVRDRGTGRPTKRDRREMEQLRGDIRGR
- a CDS encoding helix-turn-helix transcriptional regulator, which encodes MLGDVEFKSVSPVFVGRADELAALDGALAHAAGGEPQALLIGGEAGVGKTRLVEEFLDGACRAKAVVAVGGCVEIGADGLPYAPFSTALRALRRHLPQEMDDAIEGQEGELARLLPELGDTSGQTHHEDATARLFELTARLLERIAADRTVVLVLEDLHWADASTRHLLAYLFRTLSRGRIVVVATYRADDIHRRHPLRPLLAELDRLRTVRRIELSRFTRVEVVRQLTGILAAEPEPSLAQEIFERSDGNAFFVEELAVCSGSGSVSGISESLRDLLLVRVEELPEQAQRVARFVAEGGSTVEYPLLAAVTRLPEDDLIEALRAAVGANILIAVPDGDGYRFRHSLVREAVSDDLLPGERSRINRRCAEALEADPTLVRADARTTRLAGYWYYAHDAAKALPAVLLASAEARRRHAYAEQLRLLERAMGLWDSAPAQVRDGLRPIETADAYPAYGYGTGASALRYLDLLAEAAVAARFCGERERALKIIRKALRLMGEGENGPAALIGNGENGPATLVGQGDPLRAAWFWTECSKLVQGLARGNGWEEIATAQELVRGLPPSAVHAQVLATAAGWAMLHEPGPDSLAAAERAVDYARLVGAEEIELNARLTLGGLLVDSGDIETGLTTMYAAVNRSAELGLIGELCRAHTNLTSNLESIGCSGKAVAVAEAGVELAARYGLHDQEAWIRSNMTDSLLSLGRWDEASACAHRTLLAARSANPRGNACIQLAELALRRGERGTPAGYLESANGHFGTHDPMPQHSIPLARLTVAIAAAQGHIDEVRGALAEATEAGFPPGTQCYGWPLMLAAATAEANTRGLPTAEPGRPDALALIRSAAKRLATPVPLWDAYALHVTAELARAEGRDRPDQWAEAASALEPLEHPYELAQVRYQWAGALLAHGSDRELATALLRRSYATADRLGARPLGEEIELLAQRARVSLRADADEKAPAPTDPRPAVDGFGLTNREQDVLRLVAAGRSNRQIAEALFIAPKTASVHVSNILAKLGVAGRGEAAALAHRLRLFTDLGTDTATAIATATGTGAVAGSAVGGAAAGAPGSGG
- a CDS encoding MMPL family transporter, whose protein sequence is MAAIARWCIRHRLLTVLLWLLALGGTAAAAGVAGSAYSNDYEAPGTESGRATALLDQGFQGQGGDSDTIVWHTDEGSVRASGVEQRMTQTLNRIDGLPGIASVGAPQTSQDGHTAYATFTFDAQSDEIPKAQVQTVVDTAKAAEAHGLQVELGGSAIGLTQTTSAHTSEIIGVAVAALVLFLAFGAFAASLLPIATALVSVGTAYAGIELLGHVMTVADFAPMLGMLIGLGVGIDYALFIVTRHRKGLRSGLPVAESVTQSVATTGRAVVFAGATVCIALLGMLILRLSFLNGVAIAASLTVVLTVAASVTLLPALLSFIGMRALSRRERRRLAERGPQPELPTGFAARWSAFVERHPKLLGTFAATVMLVLALPTFGLHLGTSDQGNSPAGSTTRQAYDLLAKGFGPGVNGPLTLVAQLDGAGDRVALDRLPDQLRATPDVASVSPVTYNSSGDTAVLTVVPDSSPQSQKTSDLVDRLRTDVIPKAEDSTSLAVHVGGVTASYDDFAQVIVGKLPLFVGVVIALGCALLLLAFRSVGIPLKAAVMNVAAVASAFGVVVAVFQWGWGSELLGLGSAGPIEPFLPVIMVSVLFGLSMDYQVFLVSRMYEEWLETGDNRRAVRVGLAETSRVINSAAVIMISVFLAFVLSGDRVIAMFGIALAAAVALDAFVLRTLLVPALMHLLGGANWWLPGWLDRRLPRISIENPGCRTRAKIPQQPTTVPETAEPETMAAEKTLVEEKYVRDIAR
- a CDS encoding SLC13 family permease; this encodes MNTIAAETLSVALLLGVLAFAVARPQGRPEAAAAVPAAVIVVAVGAVPLSDAWDQIRTLLPVVGFLAAVLVLSQLCAADGLFAAAGDLVARVCGGRPVRLLGGVFVVAAVVTAVLSLDATVVLLTPVVFATAARVGARSRPHVYACAHLANSGSLLLPVSNLTNLLAFAASGLTFTRFAGLMALPWLAAVVVEYAVFRRFFAKDLAAGAHPTEEAERAEVPVFTLVVLGLTLAGFVVTSFAGAQPVWAAVAGALVLAVRALRRRRTTVVGLVRDANPYFCLFVLALGVVVKAVVDNGLGDGIGRLLPGGASLPALLAVAVVAAVLSNAINNLPAILALLPVVGPAGPGPVLAALIGVNLGPNLTYVGSLATLLWRRIMNEHGSEPELGTFSRLGLLTVPATLAVSTVALWGALHLFGG
- a CDS encoding aldo/keto reductase, producing MERRTIGAAALEVGAIGLGCMPMSWAYTGSQQRGDRSLRAVHAALDAGSSLLDTADMYGPFTNELLLGRVLKERRTDVFVSTKCGLLAGEQHIVANGRPGYIRRACDASLRRLQTDVIDLYQLHRPDPEVPVEETWGAMAGLVAAGKVRALGFCAIGARASRRSGARLYDTTVSQLERVQQVFPVSAVQAELSVWSPEALDRLLPWCEARGIGFLAAMPLGNGFLTGTLTPGMGFEPDDVRARHPRFTAEMMAANQPVVSGLRRVAERHGATPAQVALAWVLEQGAHVVPVAGTKQERWAVENARAAELVPTTEDLREIAELPAARGSWD
- a CDS encoding DUF6191 domain-containing protein, whose protein sequence is MFNMIEQLFSPGRKHTEDENKRLELSRVDLNDGDPGHGPIDLDSGTVIIRREEQPPAQ